In Arcanobacterium wilhelmae, the following are encoded in one genomic region:
- the gap gene encoding type I glyceraldehyde-3-phosphate dehydrogenase, translating to MTTKIGINGFGRIGRTFVRAALKTGADVDIVAVNDLTSPEMLADLLEWDTLDGHLEGVSVDGDVISVGNDSFKVLSEPDPAKIPWGELGVDVVIESTGRFVDAEKAKAHLAGGAKKVIISAPAKGSDSDVQTIVLGVNDDTLDPEKFDVFSNGSCTTNSLAPLAKVLNDNFGIVNGLMTTVHAYTSDQRLHDAPHKDARRARAAAMSIIPTSSGAAKAIGKVIPELDGKLTGAALRVPVPVGSITDLTVVLDKDVTVNEVNAAFKKASEQENFKGILQYSEAPIVSSDIVRNDHSSIYDAPLTEVIGGRTVKVHGWYDNEWAFSLRLVDFAQRLGY from the coding sequence ATGACCACAAAGATTGGTATCAACGGATTCGGTCGAATTGGTCGTACGTTTGTGCGCGCCGCTCTGAAGACGGGCGCGGATGTCGATATCGTGGCGGTCAACGATCTCACCTCGCCGGAAATGCTCGCTGACCTGCTCGAGTGGGATACGCTCGACGGCCACCTCGAAGGCGTCTCGGTTGACGGCGACGTGATCTCCGTGGGCAACGATTCGTTCAAGGTTCTTTCCGAGCCAGATCCGGCAAAGATCCCGTGGGGCGAGCTCGGCGTAGATGTGGTGATTGAATCGACCGGCCGCTTCGTGGACGCCGAGAAGGCAAAGGCCCACCTTGCTGGTGGCGCGAAGAAGGTCATCATTTCCGCTCCGGCAAAGGGTTCCGATTCGGACGTTCAGACGATTGTTCTGGGCGTCAACGACGATACGCTCGACCCGGAAAAGTTCGACGTTTTCTCCAACGGCTCCTGCACCACGAACTCGCTGGCCCCGCTGGCGAAGGTCCTCAACGATAACTTCGGTATCGTCAACGGCCTGATGACAACGGTTCACGCCTACACCTCCGATCAGCGTCTTCACGACGCCCCGCACAAGGACGCTCGCCGCGCCCGCGCTGCGGCCATGTCGATCATCCCGACGTCGTCGGGGGCCGCGAAGGCAATCGGCAAGGTGATCCCGGAGCTCGACGGCAAGCTGACCGGCGCAGCGCTTCGCGTGCCGGTTCCGGTTGGGTCGATCACGGATCTGACGGTTGTCCTCGATAAGGACGTCACCGTGAACGAAGTGAACGCCGCGTTCAAGAAGGCCTCCGAGCAGGAGAACTTCAAGGGCATCCTCCAGTACTCCGAGGCACCGATCGTTTCGTCGGACATCGTGCGTAACGATCATTCCTCGATCTACGACGCCCCGCTCAC